The Lewinellaceae bacterium DNA window TGCGGGCGGTGCCACGGGCACGGCGAGTGGCAGCGGCGACATCAATGAGCCAGTAAATATCCCCAGTGGTGGCAGCATCACCTACACGGTTAATGTGAGTGTGCCGAGCAGCCAGACGGGAGACTTAGTAAATACAGCGACGGTCACGGCGCCGATGGGTGTGACGGACCCGACGCCGGGCAACAACAGTGCCACGGATACGGACACGGCAGACCCGATGGCGGACCTGAGCATCACCAAGACGGACGGCAGCACGACGTACACACCGGGGGTCGGGGTGACCTACACGGTGGTGGTGAGCAATGCAGGGCCGAGTGATGTGGTGGGAGCTACGGTCGCAGACAATGCGCCGGCGGGGACGACGATTACGGGCTGGAGTGCGGTATTTGCGGGCGGCGCTACGGGCACGGCCAGCGGCAGCGGCGACATCAATGAGCCAGTAAATATCCCCAGTGGTGGCAGCATCACCTACACGATCAATGTGAGTGTACCGAGCAGCCAGACGGGTGACTTAGTGAATACGGCGACGGTGACGGCGCCGATGGGTGTGACCGATCCGACGCCGGGCAACAACAGCGCCACGGATACGGACACGGCAGACCCGATGGCGGACCTGAGCATCACGAAGACGGACGGCAGCACGACGTACACCCCAGGAGTCGGGGTGACCTACACAGTGGTGGTGAGCAATGCAGGCCCGAGTGATGCGGTAGGAGCTACGGTAGCGGATGTGGCACCGGCAGGTACGACGATTACGGGGTGGAGTGCAGTATTTGCGGGCGGTGCGACGGGCACGGCGAGTGGCAGTGGCAACATCAATGAGGCAGTAAATATCCCGAGCGGTGGCAGCATCACCTACACGATCAGTGTAAGTGTACCGAGCAGCCAGACGGGCGACTTAGTGAATACAGCCACGGTGACGGCGCCTAGTGGGGTGACCGATCCGACGCCGGGCAACAACAGCGCCACGGATACGGACACGGCAGACCCGATGGCAGACCTGAGCATCACCAAGACGGACGGCAGTGCTACGTACACCCCAGGAGTAGGGGTGACCTATACGGTGGTGGTGAGCAATGCAGGCCCGAGCGATGCGATGGGAGCTACGGTAACGGATGTGGCACCGGCGGGGACGACGATTACGGGGTGGAGTGCAGTATTTGCGGGCGGTGCGACGGGCACGGCGAGCGGCAGTGGCAACATCAATGAGCCAGTAACGATCCCGAGTGGGGATATGATCACCTACACGATCAGTGTAAGTGTACCGAGCAGCCAGACGGGAGACTTAGTAAATACAGCCACGGTCACGGCGCCCAGTGGGGTGACCGACCCGACGCCGGGCAACAACAGCGCCACGGATACGGACACGGCAGACCCGATGGCCGACCTGAGCATTACGAAGACAGACGGCAGTGCAACCTACACGCCAGGAGTAGGGGTGACCTATACGGTGGTGGTGAGCAATGCAGGCCCGAGTGATGCGATGGGTGCCACGGTCGCGGATGTGGCACCGGCGGGTACGACGATCACGGGCTGGAGTGCGGTGTTTGCGGGCGGTGCCACGGGCAATGCCAGCGGCAGCGGCGACATCAATGAGCCAGTAACGATCCCTAGTGGTGGCAGCATCACCTACACGGTCAATGTAAGTGTACCGAGCAGCCAGACGGGAGACTTAGTGAATACAGCCACGGTAACAGCACCGATGGGTGTGACCGATCCGACGCCGGGCAACAACAGCGCCACGGATACGGACACGGCAGACCCGATGGCCGACCTGAGTATTACGAAGACGGACGGCAGTGCAACCTACACGCCGGGAGTAGGGGTGACCTATACGGTGGTGGTGAGCAATGCAGGCCCGAGTGATGCGATGGGTGCCACGGTCGCGGATGTGGCACCGGCGGGTACGACGATCACGGGCTGGAGTGCGGTATTTGCGGGTGGTGCGACGGGCACGGCGAGTGGCAGTGGCAACATCAATGAGCCAGTAAATATCCCCAGTGGTGGCAGCATCACCTACACGATCAGTGTGAGTGTACCGAGCAGCCAGACGGGTGACTTAGTAAATACAGCGACGGTGACGGCGCCCAGTGGGGTGACCGATCCGACGCCGGGCAACAACAGCGCCACGGACACGGACACGGCAGACCCGATGGCCGACCTGAGCATTACGAAGACGGACGGCAGTGCTACGTACACACCGGGAGTAGGGGTGACCTACACGGTGGTGGTGAGCAATGCAGGTCCTAGTGATGCAGTGGGAGCTACGGTAGCGGATGTGGCACCGGCGGGCACGACGATCACGGGCTGGAGTGCGGTGTTTGCGGGAGGAGCGACGGGCACGGCCAGCGGCAGCGGTGACATCAATGAGCCAGTAAATATCCCGAGTGGTGGCAGCATCACGTACACGATCAGTGTGAGTGTACCGAGCAGCCAGACGGGCGACTTAGTGAATACCGCCACGGTGACGGCGCCCAGTGGGGTGACCGATCCGACGCCGGGTAACAACAGTGCGACGGACACGGATGTCGAATTTGGAATGGCAGATCTAAGCTTGGTAAAAACGGTTGATAATCCATTTCCGATTGTTGGAGAGATTGTAACCTTTACCATACAAATCGACAATTCCGGACCGAGTGATGCAACAAATGTAGCTGTAGAAGATCTCGTTCCTAATGGATATTTCAATATTACGAATATCAGCAACAGTGGTATGGAGTTGATGAGTACCATAGCCTGGAGTGGCTTGGTAATACCTGTTGGAAGCTTATCGCTGACATTTGATGCTACAGTGGATACTCCTGGAGTAGGTATTAATTATATAAACATTGCCAGAGTATCCGGAGCAGATCAATTTGACCCTGATTCAGATCCAAGCAATGCTGCCGACAGTAACCCGGGTAGCGGAATAGGATCAGTTGATCCGGATGGTAGTCAGGACCCCCTCGACGAAGATGATGGCGATGATGCTGAAGTCACTCCTCAATTATTCGATTTGGCATTGACAAAGACACTGGATATACTTTCCATCCCGGGCCCCTATTTGCCTGGAGATACCATCCAATTCATATTTACTATTTATAACCAGGGGGATATCCCGGCAGATTCGGTTGCAATCATTGATTATTTACCATTCGGTTTAACCTATGCAGATGGTGGAGTGGGATCCATGATGACATCCGGAGGGACACCGGTCCAAGTGACTTATTCAGGCGGAATTTTTGGAATAGATACCTTGCCTGCTGGCGATGAATTAAGCATAACTGCACGATTTAGGATTACACCCGGATTGATGATGCCATTTCTTACGAATGCTGCAGAAATTGCTTTTGCAAGTAACCCACTTGGAGCGAATGACCTGGATAGCTGGGCAAACTCAATACCGGATGATGACGCTGGGGGCATGCCTGGTAGCCCTGCAGATGGATATATTTATGGCGATGGGACCGGTGTTCCTGGAGATGGAGTTGCTGCTACGGATGAAGACGACCATGATTCTGAGAATGTTCCCGTGCTTCAATTCTTTGATCTGTCAATTGCGAAAACTGTTACTTCCAATCCGCCATACTTCCCGGGTGGACAGGTTACTTATTCCATTTCGGTATCAAACGAAGGAACATTAGATGCCACAGATGTTATAATTGTCGACTACTTACCCGCTGGGCTGATATTAAACGATCCCAATTGGAAGGATAATCTGGATGGAACTGCTTCATTAATAAATCCAATACCATTGATTCAGCCCGGTACATCTGCCTCAGTAACTATTTCTTTCGATATTGATTATAGTACAACAGGTAGAATCACCAATGCGGCAGAAATTGAATCAGCCTCGAATGCACTTGGATTTATGGACATGGACAGTCAACCAGATAATGGATCCAATGGTGAAGACGATTTTGGAACTGTTTCCATTGACATTGTTTGTCCGGCTTTAGTATGTCAAGACCGGATTATTGTCAGTTTGAATTCAAGTTGCGAGTACCCGTTGTCAAGCCGGGATATCATTCGTAATGTATTCATTCCCAACGAACTATTAAATTGGACCATTACCGACAAGGATGGAAATAGGTACAATACCAATATTCTTGATTCACGTTTTCTCGGTCAATGCGTAACTGTCCGAGTGGAATTTGAAGTTTGTAATCAACAGTCCTGTTGGGTAGAAGTATGTGTTGAAGATAAATATCCGCCCCAAATCATGTGTGAAAACGATACAGTGAGTTGTTTTAATTTGGAAGAAAGTGCCGATGAAATTCAACTTGCAGATAATTGCCAAATGTACCCGGTACAAACGAAAATCCTTGAGAAACGTTGGGTGGATTATGGGTGTGACAATCCTCTGTTTATTGGATATTTGGCCCGTAAACTTCGCGCAGAAGACGTTTGGGGCAATTACAATGAATGCCGCGATACACTCTTTGTTCGAAGGGAACTATTGGACAGTCTGGTTTGTGGACCAGATACATTGATTGCCTGCAACTTGCAACACCAGCTTTCTAATGGAACCTGGGTAGATGTTTTGTGGCAAACGGGCAAGCAAGGGTATACTTATCTGGATAAAGATGGGTTTGTCCATCCCTGGCCAACCGATAATCAGGGACTTTTCCCTGCACCTTACCTGGTGAGTGCTCAATCCAATCAGGATACAGCATTCTTGTTACCAGACCGAACAGATTCCGGACCGGTATTTAATCCGACTGGAAAATGTCAAATCGTATTTGAATATGAAGACCATGTGATTTCAACCTGTGGTAAAGCTTTTAAGATTAGGCGAACATGGAAAATTTACGATTGGTGTGATGGAAGAGATACGACGTGTACTCAGTGGTTTAAAGTGGAAGACAATACACCTCCATATCTGATGGAAGAAATGGTTACAACATCCGGTGACCTAACATCAGAGCAGGAATCCATAACCAGAGATTTACTGACCGCAAACAAGGACCTTTTAGCCTATACCGATGCTCACGATTGCAAGGCGGTTATTCAGTTACCAGATATCCGCCAATTCGTAGAGCGTAGAACAGGAATGAATAATACGTATGAATGCGATGATCAACTTGAATTGTTGTACGAAGTAGCATATGATGATCATAGTCATCCGGGCAAAACCATTATCAGTCAAGGAAATTACGATGTTGAAGGCGGGCATATTTATCTACCGGAAGGATGGCATTACATCCTTTGGACCATCCGTGACCGTTGTTGGAATGAGTACCAAATTTGGCAGCGTGTCAGCGTGATTGACCGGACTCCACCATCGCCTGTTTGTGATGAGATTACTCAGGTGACGCTCGATCCGGATTCCTGCTGGGCAAGGGTATATGCCAAGGATCTGGACGACGGCAGCCACGATAACTGTTGCGATCGATTGCACTATGCGGTAGCCAGCATGGACTCAATCACCTACTGGAGGGATTATTGGCATGAATATTTTGCCGGATGCCTTGATGCATACAATTACCATCATTACAGCGACTACATCGATGAGGCCATCGAGGAATGGATCAACATCTTTGTCTTTGACGACTACATTGATGTGACGGAATGCGGTGATGAGCAGCTGGTATTGCGTGTTTATGAGGCCTGTGACCTGCCACTTTATGATCCACACACCTTCTTCGGCGGGGAACATGAATGGTACTGGTGGAATTTGTCATTGAATTTTACCCGGTGGTATTTCTGGCGGCTGAATGACTACATTCACTACGGTGATCCCAGAGCAGGCTTTTTATGTACTATACCCGCCGAATTGGATCCTGCACAAAGTGTTTCTACACCACTAAATCCAATTGAGTGGGATATTCCCAATATAGCTTCAATCTGTGATTCGGATAAATCGACCGTTCATGGTACCTATCAGGATGGTGTTTGTTTCTCCTACCTGTACCGGACACCGGCCGATTACCAGGATTTTCTGACTCGGGTAGATGCCAAATACCATAGTGAAGCTCAGATTACCCTTGCCTTATCCGAAAAGAAGCGGTGGCACTTCCCTCACCTATATAACGATTGTATGATCCAGGTGCTGAAAGACGACAAGCAGCCGCCGGTGGTTATCGCCCCGGACGACATCACGGTCTATTGCGATGGGGTACCGTACCACTGGAATGTTGAACGCTCATACGATGCCGGGCGAAAGGTATATTCTGTGAGTGGATATGGAGCACATTTTGCGCATGATGTATGCAGTGAAGATATCCTTAGCACCTATTGTTCCTCTCCTTATATCAGCCTTGGTTCTGATTCCCAATCAGGTGATATTGGACCAGTTAGCTATTGTGTGGAATATCCATGGAGTTCAGAACACGGATACTATGGCGGAACAGTTTGTCCCGAATCCAATCATTACCCGGAAAATACAGGTTGTGATGAATATTCGGAGTGGTATGGACAAAACGATTGGAGTCCGATTTATTGTCAGATCTGGTTATTGTTGGATCAATACGATTCCCCGGACGGCAGCAAACCTGAAATTGATCAATATTTCTCTTCGACGGATGCGGATTGGCAGATCTACGACAATTGTTCTGTGGCCAGTCAACGTACCCAATTTTCCGGTAGTTTGAATGAATGTGGGGTTGGCACATTGAGCAAGAAAATTGAGGTTACCGACCGGTGTGGAAATACAGCCTATGATGTTCAAACGGTCTATGTTAAACCTCGTAGTGACTTTGAAGTTGTTTTCCCGGCCGATTTGATTGCCGAGTGTATGGATACCGAATTTTTAATGCCGGAGATATCCGGGCGTCCTGTTATCTCCGATGATGATTGTGAATTAATAGGTATTACGTACCAGGATGAACGGTTTGAAACTGGCGAAGGGTGTTATAAAATTTTGCGCACATGGAAAATCATTGATTGGTGCGTTTACCAACCAGAAATTCAACATCGGAATCCAGACATTGTAGTCGATGATCGGCTGGTGGCAAGTGCCGATCGTTGTTGCATTCACCGGAATCTTAAGGATGATGGAGATGGTTTCATCACGTATCTCCAGGTCATAAAAGTAATTGACCAGATTGCACCCGAAGTAACATGTAACGATTTGTCAGAAATATGTTTATATGACGATCAATGTGCCTCTACGCGAGTCAACGTTGATTTACTTGGACATGTGACGGACAATTGTGCTACACAAGATGAAATCCGATTCAGGTATTCCGTATTGCTCAATGAGACCGAACTGGTTCATGCTCAATCGGGTCATGTTTTGATCTGGAATTACCTGTCGGTCTGTATGGTATTTGGTTAATTGCAGAAGACCGTTGCAATAATGCCGACAGTTGTTACTCGACATTTACAATTAGGGACTGTAAAAAGCCAACGCCATATTGCCATACAGGCATCACCACGGTTGTCATGCCTTCAACTGGAAACATTGAGGTGTGGGCAAAAGATCTTGATGCTGGCAGTTACGACAATTGTTCTGACCAGGGGAATTTGCGTTTTAGCTTTACAAGTGATGGACTGACACCTTCCTTGTCTTTCTCTTGTTCTGATATTACAAATGGCAAATCTCAGGAATTTGAACTTGAAATCTGGGTCATTGATGAATCTGGAAATGAAGATTATTGTACAACGACATTAATGATTCAGGATAACTCTGGCAACATTTGTCCCGATAGATCCCCATTTAGTGCAGGAGGAGTCGGAATCGCAACTCCAGGTCTACGAGTGAATAAACCACAACTGTATCAGAATGTTCCCAACCCATTTTCTGAGACGACAAATATTGACTTCAATCTTCCCGAGACCATGGAGATAACCTTAAAACTCTTTGACATTACGGGAAAGGAAGTTTATTCTCATCAGGGTGTTTATTCCCGCGGTATGCACCGTCATACCATTGCAGCAGGACTACTCCCAGATACGAAAGGAGTTATCTTCTATCAGTTGCAGACACCGAAAGGTATTTTGAATATGCGAATGATTCGGGTAGAATAATTTGAACTGATTGCAAAATGATAAACGGGCCAATGAATGAATTGGTCCGTTTTTATTAATAAGAATAATTTATACACTTCTCAAGCGCTCCGCTGCAGTTTCCGGCGTAATGTCTCTTTGGGGGTAGGCAAATAACTCATATCCTACCATAAATTTTTTAACACTTGCTGACCGGAGCAATGGCGGATAGAAGGACATGTGCATATGCCATTCCGGATGATCCAGGCCATCAGTAGGGCTTTGGTGAATGCCGGATGAATATGGGAATGAAGTGTTAAAAACCAGGTCATAACGTTGGGTAAGATCCTTCAGAATTGCTGCAAATTGATTTTTTTCTTCTTCTGTAAGCAGTCCAAGGTGGGGCACGTGCCTTCGGGGGATGATCATCGCTTCAAAAGGCCAAACTGCCCAAAAAGGTACAAGCGCAACAAACCCAGGGTTGGTGGCGATGATCCGTTCTTTGAGCGTCAACTCTTGTTTGAGATAGTCCTTAAGTAGGCTGGAGCCGTTTTGCCTGTAATATTCCTCCTGTTTATGACTCTTTTTGAGGACCTCCGTAGGTATGGATCGCTCTGCCCAGATTTGACCATGGGGATGGGGGTTGCTGCATCCCATGATTTCTCCTTTGTTCTCAAATATCTGAACGTGGTTAATGGTTGGATTTCGTCCTATTTCGAGGTATTGCTCCTGCCACACATCGATCACCTTGCGAATAGCAGGCAATCCCATTTCAGGAAGAGTCAGCGAGTGATCCGGTGAAAAACAAATGACTTTACAAACACCTGTTTCGCCCTCCGCATGTAAAAAGCCTTCGGTATAACTTGCCTTGCTGCTATCGGGTAATAAAGCTGCAAAATCATTAGTGAAGACATAAGTATCACTATAGTCGGGGTTTATGGATCCGTTGGACCTGGTGTTACCCGGACATAAATAACATTTAGGGTCAAAGCGTGGTCTGGTTCCCACGTGTGGCGTTTCCTGTTTGCCTTGCCAGGGACGTTTATTTCGGTGTGGGGATACCAATACCCATTCGCCGGTTAAAATATTGTAGCGTCGATGTGGATCCTGGCTGAAATTGAGTTCGGGCATTTTCTAATCCATTTAATCTTAAAGGTACAGCAGTAGAGCAGAATCACCAAAATGTTCGTCCAACGACCTCCGGGTCGCTTG harbors:
- a CDS encoding T9SS type A sorting domain-containing protein, translating into MPSTGNIEVWAKDLDAGSYDNCSDQGNLRFSFTSDGLTPSLSFSCSDITNGKSQEFELEIWVIDESGNEDYCTTTLMIQDNSGNICPDRSPFSAGGVGIATPGLRVNKPQLYQNVPNPFSETTNIDFNLPETMEITLKLFDITGKEVYSHQGVYSRGMHRHTIAAGLLPDTKGVIFYQLQTPKGILNMRMIRVE
- a CDS encoding UDP-glucose--hexose-1-phosphate uridylyltransferase; the protein is MPELNFSQDPHRRYNILTGEWVLVSPHRNKRPWQGKQETPHVGTRPRFDPKCYLCPGNTRSNGSINPDYSDTYVFTNDFAALLPDSSKASYTEGFLHAEGETGVCKVICFSPDHSLTLPEMGLPAIRKVIDVWQEQYLEIGRNPTINHVQIFENKGEIMGCSNPHPHGQIWAERSIPTEVLKKSHKQEEYYRQNGSSLLKDYLKQELTLKERIIATNPGFVALVPFWAVWPFEAMIIPRRHVPHLGLLTEEEKNQFAAILKDLTQRYDLVFNTSFPYSSGIHQSPTDGLDHPEWHMHMSFYPPLLRSASVKKFMVGYELFAYPQRDITPETAAERLRSV